A genomic stretch from Anaerolinea thermophila UNI-1 includes:
- a CDS encoding [LysW]-lysine hydrolase, which translates to MDEVALLKDLVSRYSPTGEESKAVAFLVEEMQKAGFKAFVDSTGNAVGILGDGPNEIVLLGHIDTVQGEIPVRIEGDLLFGRGTVDAKGPLACLTAAAAQAGPQPGWKIIVIGALAEEGDSRGAKEILHTYHPHFAVIGEPSGWDRITLGYKGSAWIRYRVEKPMSHSASGKQTACETAVQFWNRLVKQTHQWNASTTRVFDQVTPSLRSMHSEQNGFVDTAELEINVRLPPAMPPERLMQEILLLDDEGTVNLLDGIPAYRGEKNSPLVRALLQAIRSEGGNPTFSLKTGTADLNLVAPVWSCPCVAYGPGDSNLDHTPNEHISLSEYRQSIRVLTQTLKTITQGAS; encoded by the coding sequence ATGGATGAAGTTGCCTTACTGAAAGACTTGGTCTCTCGATACAGCCCTACCGGTGAGGAAAGCAAGGCTGTCGCTTTCCTTGTCGAAGAAATGCAAAAAGCAGGATTCAAGGCTTTTGTAGATTCAACCGGTAACGCAGTGGGCATCCTGGGAGATGGACCCAATGAAATCGTCCTGCTGGGACATATTGACACCGTGCAGGGGGAAATCCCGGTACGCATCGAGGGAGACCTGCTCTTTGGAAGAGGGACTGTGGACGCCAAAGGTCCTCTGGCATGTCTGACCGCCGCTGCCGCACAGGCAGGTCCTCAACCCGGTTGGAAAATCATCGTCATCGGAGCGCTGGCTGAAGAAGGCGACTCCCGGGGTGCCAAAGAAATTCTTCACACCTATCACCCGCATTTCGCGGTGATTGGAGAACCCAGCGGGTGGGATCGTATCACTCTGGGATACAAAGGGAGCGCCTGGATTCGTTACCGCGTCGAAAAGCCCATGTCTCACAGCGCATCGGGAAAACAAACCGCCTGTGAAACCGCCGTGCAATTCTGGAACAGACTGGTGAAGCAAACCCATCAATGGAATGCCTCGACCACGCGGGTCTTTGATCAGGTCACCCCCAGCCTGCGTTCCATGCATTCTGAACAGAATGGATTTGTGGACACTGCTGAATTAGAAATAAATGTACGACTGCCCCCTGCCATGCCACCCGAAAGGTTAATGCAGGAAATCCTCCTTCTCGATGATGAAGGCACTGTAAACCTGCTGGACGGGATTCCAGCCTACCGGGGTGAGAAAAATTCTCCGCTTGTGCGGGCTCTTCTCCAGGCTATTCGCTCCGAAGGTGGCAACCCCACATTTTCATTAAAAACTGGTACCGCAGACCTTAACCTTGTCGCTCCGGTATGGAGCTGCCCCTGTGTGGCATATGGACCGGGGGATTCCAATCTTGACCATACCCCAAACGAACATATCTCCCTGAGCGAATATCGTCAGAGCATTCGAGTACTCACCCAAACGCTGAAAACAATCACTCAGGGAGCCTCTTGA
- a CDS encoding sugar phosphate isomerase/epimerase family protein: MSPIPVGVQLYSVREDCARDLPGTLKSIAQMGYEGVEFAGFYGHSARQLRQWLEENGLKCCGAHIPLSDLSEETFQQTVEFHLELGNPYLVVPWLPEEFRSSRAAWLKTAEYFSQLSERLEPHGLRLGYHNHDFEFDWMDGEVQFDIFFSATNPKVFMQLDTGNAMHGNADPLEYLQRYSDRAVTIHLKEYSSKNPLALPGEGEVPWQDVFAMCECCDVTEWYIVEQEQYAVPPLETIARCREFLRKMGR, translated from the coding sequence ATGTCACCGATTCCTGTAGGTGTTCAATTGTATTCCGTCCGTGAGGACTGCGCGCGTGATTTGCCGGGGACGCTCAAATCCATTGCCCAAATGGGGTATGAAGGGGTGGAATTTGCCGGTTTTTATGGACATTCTGCCAGGCAACTCCGTCAATGGCTGGAGGAAAACGGTTTAAAGTGTTGCGGTGCTCATATTCCGCTTAGCGATCTTTCGGAGGAGACATTTCAGCAGACGGTCGAATTTCATCTGGAGTTGGGTAATCCTTACCTTGTCGTGCCATGGTTACCGGAAGAGTTTCGTTCCAGCCGAGCGGCGTGGCTGAAGACAGCGGAATATTTCTCGCAACTGTCAGAGCGTTTAGAACCGCATGGATTACGTTTGGGGTACCATAACCACGATTTTGAATTTGATTGGATGGACGGGGAGGTGCAATTTGATATCTTCTTCAGTGCAACAAACCCAAAAGTATTCATGCAATTGGATACGGGAAACGCGATGCACGGTAATGCGGACCCTTTGGAGTATCTTCAGAGATACAGTGATCGGGCAGTGACCATCCACCTCAAAGAATACTCTTCTAAAAATCCATTGGCTTTGCCTGGGGAGGGAGAAGTGCCCTGGCAGGATGTCTTTGCCATGTGTGAGTGTTGCGATGTTACCGAATGGTATATTGTCGAACAGGAACAATATGCCGTTCCTCCACTGGAGACCATTGCCCGCTGTCGCGAATTTTTGAGAAAAATGGGACGTTAA
- a CDS encoding [LysW]-aminoadipate kinase — MIVVKIGGSQGVNLDTICADAASLIQQGEQLILVHGGSAEVNEISTQLGHPPRFVTSENGFTSRYTNRTTLEIFAMVTAGKINTLIVERMQKHGVNALGLSGVDGRLMRAQRKEAIRIVENGRKMILRDDYTGKIETVNTNLLQLLLENGFTPVIAPLALSQQGEAVNVDADRAAAMIAGSVHAEQLIILTNVPGLMRHFPDESTVIPRLSRAELDSALSFAEGRMKKKVLGASEAIHLGVPRVIFADGRTEHPLLDALAGKGTVIA, encoded by the coding sequence ATGATCGTCGTCAAAATTGGGGGTTCTCAAGGGGTCAATCTGGATACCATCTGTGCCGACGCTGCCAGCCTCATCCAGCAAGGGGAACAACTCATTCTGGTTCACGGAGGCTCGGCAGAGGTCAATGAGATTTCCACCCAACTTGGACATCCCCCTCGATTTGTGACCAGCGAGAACGGCTTTACCAGTCGCTATACCAATCGGACAACCCTGGAAATCTTTGCCATGGTAACCGCGGGAAAAATCAATACGTTAATTGTTGAGAGAATGCAAAAACACGGCGTCAATGCGCTGGGGCTTTCCGGTGTGGATGGACGTCTGATGAGGGCACAGCGAAAAGAAGCCATCCGTATAGTAGAAAATGGGCGCAAGATGATTTTGCGCGACGATTACACAGGCAAAATTGAAACAGTGAACACCAACTTGCTTCAATTGTTGCTGGAAAACGGCTTTACCCCTGTGATTGCCCCGCTGGCACTCTCGCAACAGGGAGAAGCGGTCAATGTGGATGCTGACCGCGCCGCGGCGATGATTGCTGGCTCTGTGCATGCTGAACAACTTATCATCCTGACCAATGTGCCAGGGTTGATGCGTCACTTCCCTGACGAAAGCACGGTCATTCCAAGGCTCTCACGGGCAGAACTAGATTCGGCTCTTTCGTTCGCCGAAGGACGGATGAAGAAGAAAGTTTTGGGAGCCAGTGAAGCAATTCACCTGGGAGTGCCCCGGGTTATTTTTGCCGATGGACGCACTGAACATCCCTTGCTGGATGCACTGGCTGGTAAAGGAACGGTAATTGCATGA
- a CDS encoding alpha-L-fucosidase gives MDKDRIRWFIDARFGMFIHWGIYAIPARGEWVKHFESIPEAQYQQYFETFNPIHYNPREWARIARQSGMKYAVMTTKHHDGFCLFDSQFTDYKATNTPAGRDLIKEYVDAFRAEGLRVGFYYSLLDWHHPDYPVAGDRFHPYRNFPEFSECKGNLERYALYVHNQVEELLTSYGKIDIIWFDFSYDDMRGEAWKATELVNMVRSLQPEILIDNRLGGNIRARQPEVYAGDFASPEQIIPPEGVTNEDGEPIPWEACITLNDHWGYHAQDLNWKSPRTIVRTLVECVSKGGNLLLNVGPNAKGEIPEASVRILSEVGQWMRRNGESIYGCGRAPFPKPEWGRWTAKEGRLYAHLLDRGIGPVNLRGLEGKIAYARLLADGSEVRLERPWNAAEYPEDAFISFSQPELPDDWDTVVELMMK, from the coding sequence ATGGATAAGGATCGTATTCGCTGGTTCATAGATGCCCGGTTTGGGATGTTTATCCATTGGGGAATTTACGCCATTCCTGCACGCGGAGAATGGGTCAAGCATTTTGAAAGTATCCCGGAAGCACAATATCAGCAGTACTTTGAGACGTTTAACCCTATTCATTACAATCCCCGGGAATGGGCGCGGATTGCCAGGCAGTCGGGAATGAAATATGCCGTCATGACCACCAAGCACCACGACGGCTTTTGCCTGTTCGACAGCCAGTTTACCGATTACAAAGCCACAAACACACCAGCCGGGCGGGATTTGATTAAAGAGTACGTGGACGCCTTTCGTGCTGAGGGGTTGCGGGTAGGGTTTTATTATTCCCTGCTGGACTGGCATCACCCGGATTATCCTGTGGCAGGTGACCGTTTTCACCCCTACCGGAATTTTCCGGAGTTTTCGGAGTGCAAGGGCAATTTGGAGCGTTATGCCCTTTATGTGCACAATCAGGTGGAAGAACTGTTGACATCTTACGGAAAAATCGACATCATCTGGTTTGATTTTTCTTACGACGACATGCGCGGCGAAGCCTGGAAGGCAACCGAACTGGTGAACATGGTGCGTTCCCTTCAACCTGAAATCTTGATTGATAACCGTTTGGGCGGAAACATTCGCGCGCGTCAACCAGAAGTGTATGCGGGCGATTTTGCCTCTCCCGAGCAAATTATCCCGCCTGAGGGGGTGACCAATGAAGACGGTGAGCCTATTCCCTGGGAAGCCTGTATCACCTTGAATGACCATTGGGGATACCATGCTCAGGATTTGAATTGGAAATCTCCACGGACGATAGTTCGAACCCTGGTGGAGTGTGTTTCCAAAGGCGGGAATCTGTTGCTCAATGTAGGACCCAATGCAAAAGGTGAAATTCCCGAAGCCAGTGTGCGTATCCTGTCCGAGGTGGGACAGTGGATGCGGCGGAACGGGGAAAGCATTTACGGCTGTGGGCGTGCCCCGTTCCCCAAGCCAGAATGGGGGCGCTGGACGGCAAAGGAAGGACGTCTGTATGCTCACCTTCTCGACAGGGGCATTGGTCCTGTTAATTTACGAGGGTTGGAAGGCAAAATTGCCTATGCGCGTTTGCTGGCAGACGGTTCAGAGGTGAGATTGGAACGCCCCTGGAATGCCGCAGAGTATCCGGAAGATGCATTTATCTCTTTCTCTCAGCCCGAATTACCCGATGATTGGGATACTGTTGTTGAACTGATGATGAAATAA
- a CDS encoding YciI family protein yields MKHFLIEITYTVPFSTLEAVVPEHRAFLQTGYDKGWLLLSGPMNPRTGGIVVARAPSQEDLQYFFSGDPYALRGFALYRFVEFDPVKYQPFLAEWIQEAP; encoded by the coding sequence TTCCTCATTGAAATTACCTATACTGTTCCTTTTTCCACCCTGGAAGCCGTTGTACCCGAACACCGCGCCTTTCTGCAGACGGGATATGATAAAGGCTGGTTACTGCTTTCAGGCCCGATGAATCCGCGCACCGGCGGGATTGTGGTAGCGCGTGCCCCATCACAGGAGGATCTCCAGTACTTCTTCTCTGGAGATCCATATGCCCTTCGAGGTTTTGCTTTGTACCGCTTTGTGGAGTTTGACCCGGTAAAATACCAGCCATTTCTGGCTGAGTGGATTCAAGAGGCTCCCTGA
- a CDS encoding argininosuccinate synthase, whose product MPKQTPSTPIKKVVLAYSGGLDTSIIVPWLKENYGCEVICFTADIGQGEELSGLPEKAKATGASKLYIEDLTEEFASQYLFKLLKSGAIYERHYLLGTSIARPLIAKHMVEIAHLENADAVAHGCTGKGNDQVRFELTVMALDPRLKVIAPWREWNIRSREDALEYAAAHQVPVSSTLKSIYSRDRNLWHLSHEGGLLEDPWAEPEESMYQITVAPEDAPDTPEYVEITFEEGTPVKLNGKALSSATLIKALNEIGGKHGIGRVDMVENRLVGMKSRGVYETPGGTILMRAHKELEQITLDRDTLHYKDVMAQRYAELVYYGQWFTPLREALDAFFEVTQKHVTGTVRLKLYKGNIITAGKKSVFSLYREDFATFGKDNVYDQSDAAGFITLFGLPLKVAAMRDIATAVQIASNAPDYSSFKRD is encoded by the coding sequence ATGCCCAAACAAACCCCATCTACCCCCATTAAGAAAGTTGTTCTTGCCTATTCCGGCGGACTGGACACTTCAATCATCGTGCCATGGCTGAAAGAAAACTATGGCTGTGAAGTCATTTGTTTCACCGCCGATATTGGACAGGGTGAGGAATTGTCCGGCTTACCGGAGAAAGCCAAGGCTACTGGCGCCTCCAAACTATACATCGAAGATTTGACCGAAGAATTTGCCAGCCAGTATCTGTTCAAACTGCTCAAGTCTGGTGCCATCTACGAACGGCATTATCTGTTAGGCACCTCCATTGCCCGCCCTCTCATCGCCAAACACATGGTGGAAATTGCCCACCTGGAAAACGCCGATGCTGTAGCACACGGATGCACCGGCAAAGGCAATGATCAGGTGCGCTTTGAGTTAACCGTCATGGCTCTGGATCCACGCCTCAAGGTCATTGCTCCCTGGCGGGAATGGAATATTCGCTCGCGCGAGGATGCTCTGGAGTATGCCGCTGCCCATCAGGTACCGGTCAGTTCGACCTTGAAATCTATCTACAGTCGCGACCGCAATCTCTGGCATCTCTCCCATGAAGGCGGGTTACTGGAAGACCCCTGGGCAGAACCCGAGGAAAGCATGTATCAGATAACCGTCGCTCCGGAAGATGCCCCGGATACCCCAGAATATGTTGAAATCACCTTTGAAGAAGGCACACCGGTAAAGCTCAACGGCAAAGCCTTATCCTCTGCTACGCTGATCAAAGCCCTGAACGAAATTGGTGGTAAGCATGGCATCGGAAGAGTGGACATGGTGGAAAACCGCCTGGTGGGAATGAAATCCCGTGGCGTGTATGAAACCCCCGGTGGAACGATTCTGATGCGGGCGCATAAAGAATTGGAGCAGATTACTCTGGATCGGGACACCCTGCATTACAAGGACGTGATGGCACAGCGTTATGCTGAACTGGTGTATTACGGACAGTGGTTCACCCCGTTGCGCGAAGCGCTGGATGCCTTTTTTGAGGTCACCCAAAAGCATGTTACCGGAACGGTACGGCTCAAACTCTACAAAGGGAATATCATCACAGCAGGGAAGAAATCGGTATTCAGCCTGTACCGCGAAGACTTTGCCACCTTCGGCAAAGATAACGTATACGACCAGAGCGATGCCGCAGGATTCATCACCCTGTTTGGACTGCCCCTCAAGGTTGCCGCCATGCGGGATATTGCCACAGCTGTACAAATTGCCTCGAACGCACCGGATTACTCTTCGTTCAAGCGGGATTAA
- the lysW gene encoding lysine biosynthesis protein LysW, producing the protein MTTAYCPECDAPISLEDVMVGEILVCPDCGVDLEVLSIDPPQVELAPMEEEDWGE; encoded by the coding sequence ATGACTACTGCTTATTGCCCTGAATGTGATGCCCCCATCAGCCTGGAAGATGTGATGGTCGGTGAGATCCTGGTGTGCCCGGATTGTGGCGTAGACCTGGAAGTGCTCAGTATTGACCCGCCACAGGTAGAACTTGCTCCGATGGAAGAAGAGGACTGGGGAGAGTAA
- the argC gene encoding N-acetyl-gamma-glutamyl-phosphate reductase, with the protein MSSLKVSIIGASGYVGGELLRLLLDHPEVEIQQVTSSSHLGEYVYQQHPNLRKRTSLKFSDPNQVTPCDVLFLAMPHGESQRKINQYAQTAPKIIDLSADFRLRDASLYTQYYGETHQAPEWLGRFVYGLPELHREEMRQASYISGVGCNATAANLALYPLVKAGVLDLSLPIIVDVKVGSSEGGATPNAGSHHPERSSVVRTFSSYGHRHTAEVIQELGLKAVHLTMTSVDLVRGALAAAHAFTLPDVTEKDLWKIYRQWSESEPFIRLVKDRRGVHRVPEPKILAGSNYVDVGFDFDPQSRRVVALAAIDNLMKGAAGSAVQAMNLMCGFEETTGLTFSGLHPI; encoded by the coding sequence ATGAGTTCTCTCAAAGTCTCTATCATCGGAGCCTCCGGCTATGTGGGGGGCGAATTATTAAGGTTGTTACTGGATCATCCCGAAGTGGAAATTCAGCAGGTCACCTCCAGCAGTCATCTTGGGGAATACGTCTATCAGCAACACCCCAACTTGCGGAAGCGTACTTCGCTAAAGTTTTCCGATCCCAATCAGGTAACACCTTGCGATGTGCTCTTCCTTGCCATGCCGCATGGCGAAAGCCAGCGCAAGATCAACCAGTACGCCCAAACCGCGCCGAAGATTATCGACCTCTCGGCAGATTTTCGCCTGCGGGATGCCAGTTTATACACACAGTATTATGGAGAAACCCATCAAGCCCCGGAATGGTTAGGGCGATTTGTGTATGGGCTCCCTGAACTGCACCGTGAAGAAATGCGGCAGGCTTCATACATCAGCGGAGTGGGATGCAATGCTACAGCAGCCAATCTGGCACTTTATCCGCTGGTTAAAGCCGGGGTGCTGGATCTCTCATTGCCCATTATTGTAGATGTTAAGGTGGGTTCATCCGAGGGCGGAGCCACACCCAATGCCGGCTCACATCATCCAGAGCGCAGCAGTGTGGTGCGCACGTTTTCATCCTATGGTCACCGGCACACCGCTGAAGTTATCCAGGAATTGGGATTGAAAGCCGTACATTTGACCATGACCTCGGTGGACCTGGTACGAGGGGCACTGGCGGCAGCACACGCCTTTACCCTGCCCGACGTAACGGAAAAAGATTTGTGGAAAATCTACCGTCAGTGGAGCGAAAGCGAACCTTTTATCCGACTGGTCAAGGATCGCCGGGGGGTGCATCGTGTACCTGAGCCCAAAATTCTGGCAGGGTCGAACTATGTGGATGTGGGCTTTGACTTCGATCCGCAAAGCCGCCGAGTGGTTGCTCTTGCTGCCATTGATAATCTGATGAAAGGCGCCGCCGGCTCGGCAGTGCAGGCAATGAACCTGATGTGCGGTTTTGAGGAAACCACAGGCTTAACGTTTTCTGGACTGCATCCCATCTAA
- a CDS encoding aspartate aminotransferase family protein, which translates to MMNIIELENQYTSGLYTKRPIAIVRGKGARLWDAEGKEYIDCVGGQGAANIGHANPAVAAAIAAQAQTLISCPEMFYNDRRALLEQRLCEISGFPRVFLCNSGTEANEAAIKFARLATGKSQIVACMRGFHGRTMGALSATWEKKYREPFEPLVPGFQHVPFNRPEALEEAIRENTAAFVVEIVQGEGGVNPASTEFLIRAEQLCRERGALLIVDEVQTGFGRTGKMFAYQHHPIRPDLVCLAKSIAGGFPMGAVLIGEAVGELPPQVHGSTFGGNPLACAAALASIDYMLAHHLPQRAQELGTWFLQALSQIQSPLIREVRGLGLMAGVELKQKVTPYLQALMQEGVLALPAGLTVMRFLPPLVIEPADLEIVIEVLQRVLREG; encoded by the coding sequence ATGATGAACATCATTGAACTGGAAAACCAGTACACATCGGGGTTGTACACCAAACGCCCCATTGCGATTGTGCGTGGAAAAGGCGCCCGCCTGTGGGACGCAGAGGGGAAAGAATACATTGATTGCGTAGGTGGACAGGGAGCTGCCAATATCGGACATGCCAATCCGGCAGTTGCAGCTGCCATTGCCGCGCAAGCACAGACCCTCATTTCCTGCCCAGAAATGTTTTACAACGACCGGAGGGCTTTGCTGGAACAACGCCTATGCGAAATCTCGGGCTTTCCCCGAGTCTTCCTGTGCAACTCCGGGACAGAAGCCAATGAAGCGGCAATCAAATTCGCCCGCCTTGCTACGGGGAAATCGCAAATTGTTGCCTGTATGCGTGGATTCCATGGGCGCACGATGGGAGCACTTTCGGCAACCTGGGAAAAGAAATACCGCGAGCCCTTCGAGCCGCTGGTTCCAGGCTTTCAGCATGTACCTTTCAACCGCCCTGAAGCCCTGGAAGAGGCTATCCGGGAGAATACCGCCGCATTTGTGGTGGAAATCGTCCAGGGAGAGGGTGGGGTTAACCCTGCCAGCACTGAGTTTCTGATCAGGGCAGAACAACTTTGCCGGGAACGGGGCGCTTTGCTGATTGTGGATGAAGTCCAAACTGGATTCGGAAGAACCGGTAAGATGTTTGCTTACCAGCACCACCCCATTCGTCCGGATCTGGTCTGCCTGGCGAAATCCATTGCCGGGGGTTTTCCCATGGGAGCCGTGTTGATCGGCGAAGCAGTTGGCGAACTTCCTCCGCAGGTGCACGGTTCAACCTTTGGAGGCAATCCCCTTGCCTGTGCCGCGGCACTTGCTTCGATTGATTACATGCTGGCACACCACCTGCCTCAGCGCGCACAGGAATTGGGGACCTGGTTTCTTCAGGCATTAAGTCAAATTCAGTCCCCCTTGATTCGCGAAGTAAGAGGGCTGGGACTGATGGCGGGTGTGGAACTGAAACAGAAAGTCACTCCATACCTGCAAGCCCTGATGCAGGAAGGCGTTCTGGCTCTGCCGGCAGGGTTGACAGTAATGCGTTTTCTCCCTCCCCTGGTCATCGAACCCGCCGACCTTGAAATTGTCATTGAGGTTCTTCAACGGGTGCTTCGGGAGGGCTGA
- the argH gene encoding argininosuccinate lyase: MSKLWGGRFSSGLDPIAWEYNASISFDWRLAEVDIRGSIAWAKALMKAGVISLDEQQQIVKGLTDVLSEVRSGKFKHEPTDEDVHTAIERRLIELTGPVGGKLHTGRSRNDQIATDFTLWLVEAIDRIDAFVKLVQSALVDRAENDFGIILPGYTHFQQSQPILLSHWWLSHFWPLARDRQRLGQLRERAAVLPLGSGALAGTPYPVDRKFLANQLGLKAITPNSIDAVSNRDSAAEFLFVSTMIALHLSRLAEMLILYTSAEFGFIELSDAYSTGSSLMPQKKNPDTLELTRGKAGTMIGRLAGLLSVLKGLPSAYDKDLQEDKVPVFEASDTLCLMLPVVAGVLRTLEVHPEKMHKALDPAILATDLADYLVRKGVPFRQAHAMVGQIVRRAHDLNLLLNQLPLKEFQKVSPLFEEDVHGVFDFQASIAHRNVPGGTSPAAVQIQLQQARQFLEQHKIRSALPPETPRGGDGS, from the coding sequence ATGAGCAAACTTTGGGGCGGGCGTTTTTCCAGTGGCTTGGATCCCATTGCGTGGGAATACAATGCCTCCATTTCCTTTGACTGGCGGCTAGCCGAGGTAGATATTCGCGGCTCAATCGCCTGGGCAAAAGCCCTGATGAAAGCAGGGGTCATCAGTCTGGACGAACAACAGCAAATTGTCAAAGGACTGACCGATGTCCTCTCAGAAGTGCGCAGTGGTAAGTTTAAGCACGAACCAACCGATGAGGACGTGCATACGGCTATTGAACGCCGCTTGATTGAGCTCACCGGTCCGGTGGGAGGAAAATTACACACCGGGCGCAGCCGCAACGATCAGATTGCCACTGATTTTACCCTCTGGCTGGTAGAAGCCATTGACCGGATTGATGCTTTTGTGAAACTGGTGCAAAGCGCCCTGGTTGACCGTGCAGAGAACGATTTTGGAATCATCCTGCCGGGTTATACTCACTTCCAGCAATCCCAACCAATTCTGCTCAGTCACTGGTGGCTTTCTCACTTCTGGCCCCTCGCCAGAGACCGCCAGCGGCTTGGACAACTGCGCGAACGCGCGGCTGTACTTCCTCTGGGATCGGGAGCGCTTGCCGGAACGCCTTATCCCGTTGACCGCAAGTTCCTCGCTAATCAGTTGGGACTGAAAGCCATCACCCCGAACAGCATTGACGCAGTATCCAATCGCGATTCCGCGGCGGAATTTCTCTTTGTGTCCACGATGATTGCCCTGCATCTCTCCCGGCTTGCCGAGATGCTTATTCTGTACACTTCGGCCGAATTTGGTTTCATTGAACTCTCCGACGCTTATTCCACCGGTTCCAGTCTGATGCCACAAAAGAAAAACCCCGATACGCTGGAACTCACCCGCGGAAAAGCCGGGACAATGATTGGCAGGCTGGCTGGACTGCTCTCGGTTTTGAAAGGACTGCCCTCTGCATACGACAAAGACCTACAGGAAGACAAGGTGCCCGTCTTTGAAGCCAGCGACACCCTGTGCCTGATGCTTCCTGTGGTTGCCGGCGTCCTGCGTACCCTCGAAGTACATCCTGAAAAAATGCATAAGGCATTAGATCCCGCCATTCTGGCAACCGATCTGGCAGATTATCTGGTGCGCAAAGGGGTGCCCTTCCGGCAAGCGCATGCCATGGTAGGACAAATTGTGCGGCGGGCTCACGACCTGAACTTGCTTCTCAATCAACTGCCTCTCAAGGAATTTCAGAAAGTCAGTCCGCTTTTTGAAGAAGATGTACATGGGGTGTTTGATTTCCAGGCGTCTATTGCACATCGTAATGTTCCCGGTGGAACCAGCCCGGCGGCAGTGCAGATTCAGTTACAGCAAGCCCGCCAATTCCTGGAACAGCATAAGATTCGCAGTGCCCTCCCTCCCGAAACCCCTCGGGGTGGAGATGGTTCATAA
- the lysX gene encoding lysine biosynthesis protein LysX: MKIGIILSRVRVEEKWLLEAFEKRGIDFERIDDRESVFDISRPDSWMVFDVVLERSISFARGLYATQILNSWGIPTVNMAHVAATCGDKLATSSALAKAGVPQPRIKVAFTPEAALQAIEELGYPVVLKPVIGSWGRLLAKINDRDAAEAILEHKETLGSYQHSIYYIQEYIQKPERDIRAFVVGDQTVCAIYRNSSHWITNTARNGQGENCPITPELNDLCVKAAHAVGGGVLAVDVLEDPQRGYLVNEINHTMEFHTLAPTTGIDIAGIIADYTIAVARKDIRLHSPIIQPPQNGQALWNALSHTLAEWSHLTP; the protein is encoded by the coding sequence ATGAAAATCGGTATCATCCTTTCCCGGGTACGGGTCGAAGAAAAGTGGTTGCTGGAAGCCTTCGAGAAACGGGGCATCGATTTTGAACGCATCGACGACCGCGAATCCGTGTTTGATATCAGCAGGCCTGATTCGTGGATGGTTTTTGATGTCGTTCTGGAACGGAGTATCTCATTTGCCCGAGGCTTGTACGCCACCCAAATTCTCAACTCGTGGGGAATTCCTACGGTCAATATGGCACACGTTGCGGCTACCTGTGGAGATAAACTTGCCACCTCATCCGCATTGGCTAAAGCGGGCGTGCCACAACCACGCATTAAGGTTGCGTTCACACCGGAAGCCGCCCTGCAAGCCATTGAAGAACTGGGGTATCCAGTAGTTTTAAAACCTGTGATTGGTTCGTGGGGACGCCTGCTGGCAAAAATTAACGACCGCGATGCAGCCGAAGCCATTCTGGAACATAAGGAAACCCTGGGGTCTTACCAGCACTCCATTTATTACATTCAGGAATACATTCAGAAACCCGAGCGGGATATCCGGGCATTCGTGGTAGGGGATCAAACCGTCTGTGCAATTTATCGCAATTCCTCCCACTGGATCACCAACACCGCCCGCAACGGACAAGGAGAAAACTGTCCCATCACCCCTGAACTGAATGACTTGTGTGTAAAAGCCGCGCATGCAGTAGGTGGAGGCGTACTGGCTGTAGATGTACTTGAAGACCCACAACGGGGCTACCTGGTCAATGAGATTAACCACACCATGGAATTTCACACCCTTGCGCCCACCACCGGTATAGACATCGCCGGAATTATCGCCGATTACACCATTGCGGTTGCGCGGAAAGACATCCGCCTGCACTCCCCCATCATTCAGCCACCACAAAATGGGCAAGCCCTCTGGAATGCCCTTTCTCACACCCTTGCAGAATGGAGCCATCTGACGCCATGA